The following are from one region of the Methanobacterium veterum genome:
- a CDS encoding epoxyqueuosine reductase: protein MLLDTIKENIAEFIQNSEQNFVEKLDMMQIWDQPLIGVASASDPLWEKLKEHGVIGPEHLTPEEWLPGAKSVISYFLPFTEHIRSSNRQKGLPSIEWLYGRCEGEVVNNNLRKLIIELIESADGKAVAPALDKRFKVANHVSNWSERHAAFIAGLGTFSLNYSLITNLGAAGRFGSVITDIEFEPSIRPYKEIDEYCSKCGECIPRCPPTAIDENGKDAESCSKFLDKTLKLNKPRYGCGKCQTAVPCEYQNPTRV, encoded by the coding sequence ATGTTATTAGATACTATTAAAGAAAATATAGCAGAGTTTATCCAAAATAGCGAACAGAATTTTGTTGAAAAGCTGGATATGATGCAGATATGGGATCAACCACTGATTGGTGTGGCAAGCGCATCTGATCCACTTTGGGAAAAATTAAAAGAACATGGTGTAATTGGACCAGAGCATTTAACACCCGAGGAATGGTTACCGGGAGCAAAATCTGTTATTTCTTATTTTTTACCTTTTACAGAACATATACGCAGTTCCAATAGACAAAAAGGTCTGCCATCTATAGAATGGCTTTATGGGCGCTGTGAAGGCGAAGTGGTTAACAATAATTTAAGGAAGTTAATCATTGAATTGATTGAATCAGCTGATGGAAAAGCAGTTGCTCCAGCCTTAGACAAACGTTTTAAAGTTGCTAATCATGTAAGTAACTGGTCAGAGCGTCATGCTGCTTTTATTGCAGGTCTTGGGACATTTAGTTTGAATTATTCTCTAATTACCAATTTGGGAGCAGCAGGCCGTTTTGGCAGCGTCATTACAGACATTGAATTTGAACCTAGCATCAGACCATATAAAGAAATAGATGAGTACTGTAGCAAATGTGGCGAGTGCATCCCTCGATGTCCCCCTACTGCCATCGATGAAAATGGTAAAGATGCCGAATCTTGTTCTAAATTCCTGGATAAGACCCTTAAATTAAATAAACCACGGTATGGATGTGGAAAATGCCAGACAGCAGTTCCCTGCGAATACCAGAATCCAACGCGGGTTTAA
- the glmS gene encoding glutamine--fructose-6-phosphate transaminase (isomerizing), producing the protein MCGIIGCILNNEKAAPVLLECVKRLEYRGYDSIGIATSGSDITIKKDKGKIDDVQANLKLTDLPGEMGIAHVRWATHGLPTKENAHPHTDCKNRIAVVHNGIIENYKELKSQLEKEGHIFKSETDTEVIPHLIEKYMEQGNNLEDATRLAIGDLKGSYALAAISRDEPNKVVGARKESPLIVGKGTGEYFIASDVPAILKHTNKVIYLEDNEMVILSDDGITIKDPEGKVIEKEIFVIDWTPDMAEKGGYDHFMLKEIHEQPKAVKNTIREASEIKKIVQSFPKFNRICFVACGTSYHASLIGKYLFENLVGISTDVTLASEFEYSAETLDENTLVIVITQSGETADTLKALRLVNHKAKTLAIVNVVGSTVTREAEYVVYTRAGPEIGVAATKTYISQLTSIYLLAICMSGRMELLEKLESIPDHMESILENEDFIKKIACKYKDARDFFFIGRGFSYPTALEGALKLKEITYIHAEGYASGELKHGPLALIDDGVPVVAVVPPGKSHDKTLSNVEEVNARGARVIGLGSSKDEDLRSETRDMIEFDDGIDEIFSAVPYVIPLQLLSYYISVMKGIDPDKPKNLAKCVTVE; encoded by the coding sequence ATGTGCGGGATAATAGGATGTATATTAAATAATGAAAAGGCTGCGCCTGTACTTTTAGAATGTGTAAAGAGGCTTGAATATAGAGGCTACGATTCTATAGGTATTGCAACATCTGGAAGCGATATAACTATTAAAAAAGACAAGGGAAAAATCGATGATGTCCAGGCAAATCTAAAGTTAACTGACCTTCCTGGAGAAATGGGAATAGCTCATGTCAGGTGGGCTACCCACGGGTTACCTACAAAAGAAAATGCCCACCCACATACTGACTGTAAAAATAGAATAGCTGTAGTCCACAATGGAATAATTGAAAATTACAAAGAATTAAAAAGCCAGTTAGAAAAAGAAGGACATATATTTAAGTCTGAAACCGATACTGAAGTTATACCACACCTTATAGAAAAATATATGGAACAGGGAAACAATTTAGAGGATGCAACAAGGCTTGCAATTGGAGATCTTAAAGGTTCATATGCTCTGGCAGCTATATCCCGTGATGAACCAAATAAAGTTGTAGGTGCAAGAAAAGAAAGTCCTCTTATAGTAGGAAAGGGCACAGGTGAGTACTTTATAGCATCAGACGTCCCTGCAATATTAAAACATACAAATAAAGTTATTTATCTTGAAGATAACGAAATGGTTATCTTAAGTGATGATGGGATTACAATAAAAGATCCTGAAGGCAAAGTAATTGAAAAAGAAATTTTCGTCATTGATTGGACCCCGGATATGGCTGAAAAAGGTGGTTACGATCACTTCATGTTGAAAGAAATTCACGAGCAACCAAAAGCAGTTAAAAATACTATTCGTGAAGCATCTGAAATTAAAAAAATTGTCCAGAGTTTCCCTAAATTTAATAGAATATGTTTTGTAGCTTGCGGAACATCATACCATGCATCTTTAATTGGTAAATATCTATTCGAAAATCTGGTTGGAATTTCAACAGATGTTACTTTAGCTTCTGAATTCGAATATTCTGCAGAAACACTGGATGAAAATACACTTGTAATCGTTATAACACAATCTGGAGAAACTGCAGATACACTTAAAGCTTTAAGACTTGTCAATCACAAAGCCAAAACACTTGCCATTGTAAATGTGGTCGGAAGTACAGTAACCAGAGAAGCAGAATATGTCGTATACACGAGAGCAGGTCCTGAAATTGGCGTAGCAGCAACTAAAACATATATAAGTCAACTCACATCCATCTATCTTCTTGCAATCTGCATGAGCGGGCGGATGGAACTTTTAGAAAAGTTAGAAAGTATTCCAGATCATATGGAATCAATACTTGAGAATGAAGACTTCATTAAGAAAATAGCATGCAAATATAAAGATGCTAGAGATTTCTTCTTTATCGGACGAGGATTTTCATATCCAACTGCTCTAGAAGGGGCTTTAAAGCTTAAAGAGATAACTTATATACATGCAGAAGGTTACGCTTCTGGTGAATTGAAACATGGCCCACTCGCACTTATTGATGATGGTGTTCCTGTTGTTGCAGTAGTACCTCCAGGTAAAAGCCATGATAAAACATTAAGTAATGTTGAAGAAGTAAATGCAAGAGGTGCTCGTGTTATTGGTCTTGGATCATCAAAAGACGAAGATTTAAGATCAGAGACCAGGGATATGATTGAATTTGACGATGGGATTGATGAGATATTTTCAGCTGTACCTTATGTCATTCCTCTACAACTTTTATCATATTACATCAGCGTGATGAAGGGTATAGACCCAGATAAGCCTAAAAACCTGGCTAAATGTGTGACAGTAGAATAA
- the purC gene encoding phosphoribosylaminoimidazolesuccinocarboxamide synthase, with protein sequence MTIEIGTLIYQGKAKGVYETDDPQKVVVEFRDDITAGDGAKKDNLSEKGFWNSIISAKFFELLEEAGIQTQYIELIKPGLMLSKKLEMIPLEVITRNIAAGSLLRRYPFEAKQTFEPPIIQIDYKSDEYGDPMLNDEIAVALGLIDEYRLKIIKETTLRINKVLKDFLESKGILFPDFKIEFGYDADGSIVLGDEISPDTCRFWDMETCDTLDKDLFRQGESGVIDAYKKVASMILDDEDKEKWNIEL encoded by the coding sequence ATGACTATCGAAATTGGAACCCTAATATATCAAGGTAAAGCCAAAGGCGTATATGAAACTGATGACCCTCAGAAAGTTGTTGTAGAATTTAGAGATGATATAACAGCAGGAGATGGGGCTAAAAAGGATAATTTAAGTGAAAAAGGATTCTGGAATTCAATAATTTCTGCCAAATTTTTTGAGCTGCTTGAAGAAGCTGGAATCCAAACTCAATATATAGAACTTATAAAACCAGGACTTATGCTGTCAAAAAAACTTGAAATGATTCCACTGGAAGTAATCACAAGAAATATAGCTGCTGGAAGTCTCCTTAGAAGATATCCATTTGAGGCAAAACAAACATTTGAGCCTCCGATAATACAGATAGACTATAAAAGCGATGAATATGGAGACCCAATGTTAAATGATGAGATTGCAGTTGCACTTGGACTTATAGATGAATATAGACTTAAAATTATTAAAGAAACTACTTTAAGAATAAATAAAGTGTTAAAAGATTTCTTAGAATCCAAAGGAATTCTATTCCCTGATTTTAAAATTGAGTTTGGTTATGATGCAGATGGAAGTATAGTTTTAGGAGATGAAATAAGTCCAGACACATGTAGATTTTGGGATATGGAAACATGTGATACCCTTGATAAAGATCTATTTAGACAAGGAGAGTCTGGTGTTATTGACGCTTATAAAAAAGTTGCATCCATGATACTTGATGATGAAGATAAAGAGAAATGGAATATTGAATTATAG
- the purS gene encoding phosphoribosylformylglycinamidine synthase subunit PurS, with product MKYDAEVRISLKKGMLNPEASTTQRALALLGYEVEGTATIKIIKFTLEEENEKLAMEEVDDMCQRLLCNPVIHDYEINITPSDA from the coding sequence ATGAAGTACGATGCTGAAGTTAGAATAAGCCTTAAAAAAGGCATGTTAAATCCTGAAGCTTCAACAACACAGAGGGCTCTTGCTCTTTTAGGATATGAAGTTGAAGGAACTGCAACTATTAAAATAATTAAATTTACACTCGAAGAAGAAAATGAAAAACTTGCAATGGAAGAAGTGGACGATATGTGCCAAAGACTTCTCTGTAATCCTGTAATTCATGATTACGAAATTAATATAACTCCAAGTGATGCATAA
- the purQ gene encoding phosphoribosylformylglycinamidine synthase subunit PurQ — MKVGIIRFPGSNCDRDVFHALKIAGGEPDYVWWNQKDLSDFDAIVIPGGFSYGDYLRAGAIASITPVIDGIKEIVKEEKPVLGICNGAQILAEVGLVPGIFTNNENAKFICKQVELKVASTRTPFTSMYKKNEIINMPMAHAEGRYYNEEIEKLHDQDQIVLKFEGENPNGSMEAITGVCDETGLICAVMPHPERASEMVLGSSDGLKFFKGIVNFKS; from the coding sequence ATGAAAGTAGGAATTATACGCTTTCCAGGTTCAAACTGTGATAGAGATGTATTTCACGCTCTAAAAATTGCAGGGGGAGAACCTGATTACGTTTGGTGGAATCAAAAAGACTTATCTGATTTTGATGCAATTGTAATTCCTGGCGGCTTTTCTTATGGAGATTACCTGAGGGCTGGAGCAATAGCCTCAATAACTCCAGTTATTGATGGTATCAAAGAAATAGTTAAAGAGGAAAAACCAGTCCTTGGAATTTGTAACGGTGCTCAAATACTTGCAGAAGTAGGTTTAGTGCCCGGAATATTCACAAATAATGAAAATGCTAAATTCATATGCAAGCAGGTGGAATTAAAAGTTGCATCAACCCGAACTCCTTTTACAAGCATGTATAAAAAGAATGAAATTATCAACATGCCTATGGCACACGCGGAAGGCCGCTATTACAATGAAGAAATTGAAAAACTTCATGATCAGGATCAAATCGTGCTGAAATTTGAAGGAGAAAACCCAAATGGATCCATGGAGGCCATAACTGGAGTTTGTGATGAAACAGGACTTATATGTGCTGTAATGCCTCATCCAGAAAGAGCATCAGAAATGGTTTTAGGTTCTTCAGACGGTCTTAAATTCTTTAAGGGAATAGTTAATTTTAAATCATAG
- the cobA gene encoding uroporphyrinogen-III C-methyltransferase, with product MVVYLVGAGPGDPELITLKAVNVLKKADVVLYDKLANEEILKYAEGAKLIYVGKQAGHHYKSQNEINTLLVEEAKENDLVVRLKGGDPFVFGRGGEEILALVEEGIDFELVPGVTSAIGVPTTIGLPVTHRGVATSFTVVTGHEDPTKCKKQVGWDFKADTIVILMGIGNLAENTAEIMKHKDPETPVCVIENGTMEGQRIITGTLENIAGKDIKPPALVVIGNVVNVFKEMNQISG from the coding sequence ATGGTAGTTTATTTAGTAGGTGCGGGTCCAGGAGATCCCGAACTTATCACTCTCAAAGCTGTAAACGTGTTAAAAAAAGCGGATGTTGTACTGTACGACAAACTTGCAAATGAAGAAATTTTAAAGTATGCTGAAGGTGCAAAACTAATATATGTCGGAAAACAAGCAGGACATCATTACAAATCTCAAAATGAAATCAATACTCTTCTTGTTGAAGAAGCAAAAGAAAATGATTTAGTAGTACGCCTTAAAGGTGGAGACCCCTTTGTATTTGGAAGAGGAGGCGAGGAAATTCTGGCCCTTGTAGAAGAAGGAATTGATTTTGAGTTAGTTCCAGGGGTAACTTCTGCAATTGGAGTTCCAACAACAATTGGGCTTCCAGTTACTCATAGAGGTGTTGCAACATCGTTTACAGTTGTTACAGGTCATGAAGACCCAACAAAATGCAAGAAACAGGTAGGATGGGACTTTAAAGCAGATACTATTGTAATACTTATGGGTATTGGAAATTTAGCTGAAAATACAGCAGAAATTATGAAACATAAAGATCCTGAAACTCCAGTTTGTGTAATTGAAAATGGTACGATGGAAGGTCAAAGGATAATAACGGGCACACTGGAAAATATAGCTGGAAAGGATATTAAACCTCCTGCTTTAGTGGTTATTGGAAATGTTGTCAATGTTTTTAAAGAAATGAATCAAATCAGTGGCTGA
- a CDS encoding uroporphyrinogen-III synthase has translation MNGLEGKKIVITRPAERAKDSVEMVKSYGAVPIVTPTIELKDSKPEEVIKLCNMINELDWLIFTSPRAIKSFFKHCSLEGAENLKIATIGPKTEEVLNEYNVRADLIPDNYTAEGLLEAFEKFDVNGMKMGLPRTMVARYTLPNGLEDRGAQVFLADAYKSEMPDDKSKIYKLIDDILNKDIDVVMFTSPLTVKNLIKVAKEENKAEILDIFRNNEVLVAAIGPITKKVLDAYKINPVMPEVYTFKNMLDKLVDVMNNPSEGN, from the coding sequence ATGAATGGATTAGAAGGTAAAAAAATTGTTATAACAAGACCTGCTGAAAGGGCTAAAGACTCAGTTGAAATGGTAAAATCTTATGGAGCAGTTCCAATTGTAACTCCTACAATTGAACTCAAAGATTCCAAGCCAGAAGAAGTGATAAAATTATGTAATATGATAAATGAACTTGATTGGCTTATATTTACGTCTCCAAGGGCTATAAAATCATTTTTTAAACACTGCAGTCTTGAAGGTGCTGAAAATTTAAAGATAGCAACTATAGGCCCTAAAACTGAAGAGGTTTTAAATGAATACAATGTAAGAGCCGATCTTATCCCTGATAATTATACTGCAGAAGGACTTCTGGAAGCATTTGAAAAATTTGATGTTAATGGCATGAAAATGGGGCTTCCAAGAACCATGGTTGCAAGATATACACTTCCAAATGGGCTTGAGGATAGGGGGGCGCAGGTTTTCCTTGCAGACGCATATAAGTCAGAGATGCCTGATGATAAATCAAAGATTTATAAGCTTATAGATGACATATTGAATAAAGATATAGATGTTGTAATGTTTACAAGCCCTTTAACGGTTAAAAATCTCATTAAAGTTGCTAAAGAAGAAAATAAAGCAGAAATTTTAGATATATTCAGAAATAATGAGGTTTTAGTTGCAGCAATTGGACCTATAACCAAAAAGGTGCTGGATGCATATAAAATAAATCCAGTAATGCCTGAAGTATATACATTTAAAAATATGCTGGATAAACTGGTAGACGTTATGAATAATCCGAGTGAGGGGAACTGA
- a CDS encoding signal recognition particle protein Srp19 — translation MRTIIWPVYIDAERTKKDGRRISKEDAVASPKIREINRAAQKLHLNPEVEKYKSYSRSWWESSGRVIVDKSNTKKETLIKISNMIKGMRS, via the coding sequence ATGAGAACTATAATATGGCCTGTTTATATTGACGCTGAGAGGACAAAAAAAGATGGAAGACGTATTTCTAAGGAAGATGCAGTAGCTTCTCCAAAAATAAGGGAAATTAACAGAGCTGCACAAAAACTCCATCTTAACCCTGAAGTTGAAAAATATAAATCTTATTCTAGATCATGGTGGGAATCATCTGGTAGAGTGATTGTAGATAAGAGCAACACTAAAAAAGAAACGCTGATTAAAATAAGTAACATGATAAAGGGAATGCGGTCTTAA
- the recJ gene encoding single-stranded-DNA-specific exonuclease RecJ → MEINKQDQMNLAFSKAHEMVQNAEDIKIYSHIDCDGITAGAILSSMLDNLEKDHEVEFVTLDKIDGLELENELTIFSDLGSGQNVDKLGNGSSNVLILDHHPPLRPMVFDNHVSGKFLELNCHYYGIDGSHDVSGGGMSYLLAHTFGFDDLSWLGVLSAVGDMQNSMSGKLVGLNKEILAASIQSKLIATNNDLSIYGRQTRPIFVALSYFGDVKLPITNSRTECIHMLNKLDIPTKNGKRARVLCDLTQEEKGKIFSELVRMLSKEVPQRYIKHVPKLVAGESYDFLGERKYSPLRDASEFSTAVNACSRHKHPEIALNVLKGDRGLALDEMDQLALEHRRYLAQKMEWVTEENRIISLDNLQYFDGSEIKSEVIGTVAGMILSYGDWRKPIIGFTPVGEDSEGIKVSLRCSRLLAYDGIHFGNIIRKVAAKVGGNGGGHSVACGAYIPEENMDKFLNVFDEYLTGKI, encoded by the coding sequence ATGGAAATCAATAAACAGGATCAAATGAACCTTGCGTTTTCAAAGGCTCATGAAATGGTTCAGAATGCTGAAGATATTAAGATATACAGCCATATCGACTGTGATGGGATAACTGCTGGTGCAATATTATCTTCCATGCTTGATAATCTAGAGAAAGACCATGAAGTTGAATTCGTGACTCTGGATAAAATAGATGGCCTTGAACTTGAGAATGAACTTACCATATTTTCGGATTTGGGCTCTGGACAAAATGTAGACAAATTAGGAAATGGTTCATCTAATGTACTTATTTTAGACCATCACCCTCCTTTAAGACCAATGGTTTTTGACAACCATGTTTCGGGCAAGTTCCTGGAATTAAACTGCCATTACTATGGTATAGATGGATCACATGATGTTTCAGGAGGTGGAATGTCCTACCTACTTGCACACACATTTGGATTTGATGATCTAAGCTGGTTAGGAGTCTTAAGTGCAGTTGGAGATATGCAAAACAGCATGTCTGGGAAATTAGTGGGTTTAAATAAGGAAATTCTTGCAGCAAGTATTCAAAGCAAACTTATAGCTACAAATAATGATCTTTCTATCTATGGAAGACAGACAAGGCCAATATTTGTGGCGCTTTCATATTTTGGGGATGTTAAACTCCCTATAACAAATAGTAGGACTGAATGTATTCATATGTTGAATAAGCTTGATATTCCAACTAAAAATGGTAAAAGAGCAAGAGTTTTATGTGATTTAACTCAGGAAGAAAAGGGCAAAATATTTTCAGAGTTAGTCCGGATGTTAAGCAAAGAAGTGCCTCAAAGGTACATAAAACATGTTCCAAAACTTGTTGCTGGGGAGTCTTATGACTTTTTAGGGGAACGAAAGTATTCTCCACTTAGGGATGCCAGTGAATTTTCAACTGCAGTTAATGCTTGCAGCCGTCATAAACATCCAGAAATTGCACTCAATGTCCTGAAAGGCGATAGGGGTCTTGCACTGGACGAGATGGATCAACTTGCACTTGAGCACAGGAGATATCTTGCTCAAAAAATGGAATGGGTAACGGAAGAAAATAGGATTATTTCTTTAGATAACCTGCAGTATTTTGACGGCAGCGAAATAAAAAGTGAAGTAATTGGAACTGTTGCTGGAATGATTTTAAGCTATGGTGATTGGAGAAAACCAATAATTGGATTTACTCCTGTTGGAGAAGATTCTGAAGGAATTAAAGTATCACTTCGTTGTTCACGTCTTTTAGCTTATGATGGAATACATTTTGGAAATATAATAAGGAAGGTGGCAGCTAAAGTCGGTGGAAACGGTGGTGGACACTCTGTTGCATGTGGGGCCTATATTCCTGAAGAAAATATGGATAAATTCCTTAATGTATTTGATGAATATTTAACCGGTAAAATTTAG
- a CDS encoding universal stress protein, with the protein MYKKILLPTDGSQPALKAAEQAIWIAGKSNAELLALYVIDNSLFMGLPTEKAITRVKEMLEDEGRKSFDAIIDMSLKCKEELNTEIKLVFMTKEGRPARTIRKTIEEEGIDLVVMGTAGKHGMDRFLLGSVAEKVVRTASCPVLVVR; encoded by the coding sequence ATGTATAAAAAAATATTGTTGCCCACAGATGGTTCACAACCTGCCCTTAAAGCTGCAGAACAGGCTATATGGATTGCAGGTAAGAGTAATGCAGAACTTTTAGCATTATATGTAATTGATAATTCTTTATTTATGGGATTACCAACTGAAAAAGCAATAACAAGGGTTAAAGAAATGCTTGAAGATGAAGGAAGAAAATCCTTTGATGCTATCATTGATATGTCATTAAAATGTAAAGAAGAACTTAATACTGAAATAAAATTAGTTTTTATGACCAAGGAAGGCCGTCCCGCCCGTACGATTCGTAAGACCATTGAAGAGGAAGGAATTGATCTTGTTGTTATGGGGACTGCTGGAAAACATGGTATGGACAGATTTTTACTTGGAAGCGTTGCAGAAAAAGTAGTAAGAACTGCATCATGTCCGGTACTGGTAGTACGGTAA
- a CDS encoding DUF7839 domain-containing protein, with product MKVFKKKGELTRFQILAEIAKQQPHLRQKDIAEKLGITIQAVSENIKSLTDDGFVEIREGTARYHITKRGIEKLKKEAVDLRKYADEVVETMNTYKSIWPAIAKEELKSGQNVWLKMENGVLYATNEKTSASAEVLNDAVSGEDVALTRLNGTIELKSGNVTIIKLPTINHGGSRAVDTLKIQEIYKKGFDRVGIMGTISRAVTDKLKISPDFEFATPYATVAAAKRGLNVLVFAVGNMTKSITKKMDEEGIQYTIEDFKE from the coding sequence ATGAAAGTTTTTAAGAAAAAAGGAGAACTCACAAGGTTTCAGATTCTTGCAGAGATAGCCAAGCAGCAGCCCCACCTGAGGCAAAAGGACATAGCTGAAAAACTTGGAATAACCATCCAAGCAGTCTCTGAAAATATTAAAAGCTTAACTGATGACGGTTTTGTAGAAATAAGGGAAGGAACTGCAAGGTACCATATTACAAAAAGAGGTATTGAAAAGCTTAAAAAAGAAGCTGTTGACCTTAGAAAATATGCAGATGAAGTTGTAGAAACAATGAACACTTATAAGTCAATATGGCCTGCAATAGCAAAAGAGGAGCTTAAATCTGGCCAAAATGTATGGCTTAAAATGGAAAATGGAGTTTTATATGCCACAAATGAAAAAACGTCGGCATCAGCAGAAGTGCTTAATGATGCAGTTTCAGGAGAAGATGTAGCTTTAACCAGACTAAATGGTACAATAGAGCTTAAATCGGGTAATGTAACCATAATAAAACTTCCTACAATAAATCATGGAGGATCAAGGGCAGTTGATACCCTTAAAATACAGGAAATATATAAAAAAGGATTTGATAGGGTGGGTATAATGGGGACCATCTCAAGGGCTGTGACAGATAAATTAAAAATTTCTCCAGATTTTGAATTTGCAACTCCTTATGCCACTGTGGCTGCAGCAAAAAGAGGTTTGAACGTGCTGGTTTTTGCTGTTGGTAACATGACTAAAAGCATAACAAAAAAAATGGATGAGGAAGGTATTCAATACACTATAGAAGATTTTAAAGAATGA
- a CDS encoding pantoate kinase — protein sequence MNCSIFVPSHITGFFEIRDNDDPIKKGSRGAGVVMDQGVITKTKISDGNGVQIKINGKTDVRNATITEKTIEIIKRDYNLDNKKIIINHDVDVPIGAGFGTSASFALGASLGISKILDLPLTFNKAAQIAHLAEVEMKSGLGDVIGALSGGLVLRLKEGAPGIGLTDKLLLNQSEDLYVISKCFGEINTGDIIEDPVHKERINSTGRDLLFKLTNDPRPENLMKLSRKFAEKTMLMSSEVCEAVNILEEETIGASMAMLGNTAFAISKSPDTSIENAVVAKLNYNGLKFL from the coding sequence ATGAATTGTTCAATATTTGTTCCATCTCATATTACGGGCTTTTTTGAGATACGAGATAATGATGATCCTATTAAAAAAGGATCCCGCGGTGCGGGAGTTGTTATGGACCAAGGAGTTATAACAAAGACAAAAATAAGTGATGGAAATGGAGTTCAAATAAAAATAAATGGAAAAACTGATGTGCGAAATGCTACAATAACTGAAAAAACCATAGAGATCATTAAAAGAGATTATAATTTAGATAACAAAAAAATAATAATCAATCACGATGTAGATGTGCCCATTGGGGCAGGATTTGGGACTTCGGCATCATTTGCTCTTGGAGCATCTCTAGGAATTTCAAAGATTCTTGATCTGCCTTTAACATTTAATAAAGCCGCACAAATTGCCCATCTTGCAGAGGTGGAAATGAAAAGTGGTTTAGGTGATGTTATAGGGGCTCTATCGGGAGGGCTTGTTTTAAGGCTCAAAGAAGGCGCACCTGGAATTGGATTAACAGATAAATTACTCTTAAATCAGTCTGAAGACCTTTATGTTATTTCAAAATGTTTTGGAGAAATAAATACAGGAGACATCATCGAAGATCCCGTTCATAAAGAAAGGATTAACTCAACAGGAAGAGACCTGTTATTTAAGCTTACTAATGATCCAAGACCTGAAAATTTAATGAAATTATCAAGGAAATTCGCTGAAAAAACCATGCTTATGAGCAGTGAAGTTTGCGAAGCTGTAAATATACTTGAAGAAGAAACAATAGGCGCGTCTATGGCCATGTTAGGAAATACAGCTTTTGCAATTTCTAAAAGTCCAGACACAAGTATTGAAAATGCAGTAGTTGCAAAACTTAATTACAATGGATTAAAATTTCTATAA
- a CDS encoding histidinol phosphate phosphatase domain-containing protein, which translates to MNKRIDLHMHSIFSDGELLPSEIARRAHVLNHEAIAITDHVDASNIDCVRRIRDVILDIRENWDIEVIPGAEITHAPAEIIGKLANKARKLGAEIIVVHGETLMEPVVEGTNWAAVNCPEVDILAHPGLITQEEAQTAKDNNIALEISARRGHSLSNGHVAKVAMEVGANMVVDTDTHAPEDIISYETAYNIARGAGLPEKEIMRALRDNPLEILRNKGIIE; encoded by the coding sequence ATAAATAAAAGAATAGACCTTCACATGCACAGTATATTCAGCGACGGGGAACTTTTACCGTCTGAAATTGCAAGGAGAGCACATGTATTAAACCATGAAGCAATTGCAATAACTGATCACGTTGATGCGTCTAATATTGATTGTGTTAGACGGATAAGAGATGTAATATTAGATATAAGAGAAAACTGGGATATAGAAGTCATTCCAGGGGCTGAAATAACCCATGCTCCGGCTGAAATTATAGGCAAACTTGCTAACAAGGCCAGAAAATTAGGGGCAGAAATAATAGTTGTCCACGGGGAAACCTTAATGGAGCCTGTAGTGGAAGGAACTAACTGGGCTGCAGTAAACTGTCCTGAGGTGGATATACTGGCACACCCGGGACTAATAACTCAAGAAGAAGCTCAAACTGCAAAAGATAACAACATTGCACTTGAGATAAGCGCGAGGAGAGGCCATTCACTTTCAAATGGGCACGTAGCTAAAGTGGCCATGGAAGTAGGGGCTAATATGGTTGTAGACACGGACACACACGCACCGGAAGATATTATCTCTTATGAAACGGCTTATAATATAGCAAGAGGTGCGGGATTACCTGAAAAGGAGATTATGCGGGCACTGAGGGATAACCCTCTGGAGATTTTAAGGAATAAGGGTATAATTGAGTGA